One region of Mucilaginibacter gotjawali genomic DNA includes:
- a CDS encoding GAF domain-containing protein: MAEDLNVISSTDKAELYQSLIPQIEALLQGEPDLIANLGNICAALKEQFKWFWVGFYMVKDNELVLGPFQGPVACTRIGLGKGVCGAAWQQGKTLIVPDVDAFPGHIACSSLSKSEIVIPLFKNGKVVAVLDVDSEALDQFNETDAYYLEQIITLVNFNE; encoded by the coding sequence ATGGCAGAAGATCTAAACGTCATATCATCAACAGACAAAGCTGAGTTATACCAGTCGTTAATTCCGCAGATTGAGGCCTTGCTTCAGGGCGAGCCCGATCTTATCGCTAACCTGGGCAATATTTGCGCCGCATTAAAAGAACAATTCAAATGGTTTTGGGTTGGTTTTTATATGGTGAAGGATAATGAGCTGGTTTTGGGCCCGTTCCAGGGGCCGGTTGCCTGCACCCGCATCGGTTTGGGCAAAGGTGTTTGCGGCGCCGCCTGGCAGCAGGGCAAGACACTGATCGTACCGGATGTAGATGCTTTCCCCGGGCACATTGCCTGTAGTTCCCTATCGAAGTCGGAGATTGTTATTCCTTTATTTAAAAACGGTAAGGTTGTCGCCGTGCTGGATGTTGACAGTGAAGCTTTGGATCAATTTAACGAAACAGATGCTTACTACCTGGAGCAAATTATAACACTGGTAAACTTCAATGAGTAA
- a CDS encoding DUF6580 family putative transport protein has product MSLQKINTRTIVLILMIVAAAAMRLLSFKFPYILSNFTPVGAIALFGGAYFTDKWKAYLVVLLTLFASDILINYLYTAKWVLWYGGSFWVYLTFAIMVFIGSLIKKANVGNIAIASLASVAVHWLIIDMPWLYGSLYPHNLVGYGQSLIAAIPFERNMVLGDIVFCAILFGGFELAQRKYTFLRIQKEPAI; this is encoded by the coding sequence ATGTCATTACAAAAGATCAACACCCGGACAATCGTACTTATATTAATGATTGTTGCGGCCGCGGCCATGCGGTTGCTCAGCTTTAAGTTCCCTTATATATTAAGCAACTTTACGCCTGTTGGGGCAATTGCCCTGTTTGGCGGCGCCTATTTTACTGATAAGTGGAAGGCATACCTGGTGGTGTTGCTTACCCTGTTTGCCAGTGATATCCTGATTAATTACTTATACACCGCTAAATGGGTGTTGTGGTATGGCGGCTCGTTTTGGGTTTATTTAACTTTTGCCATTATGGTATTTATTGGTAGCCTGATCAAAAAAGCGAATGTTGGCAACATAGCTATCGCCTCTTTAGCGTCCGTTGCGGTTCACTGGTTAATTATTGATATGCCATGGTTATACGGATCGCTTTATCCACACAATTTAGTTGGATATGGCCAATCGCTTATTGCGGCTATTCCATTTGAACGTAATATGGTTTTGGGTGATATCGTTTTTTGTGCCATTCTGTTTGGTGGATTTGAACTGGCGCAGCGTAAATACACTTTTTTACGCATCCAAAAAGAACCGGCTATTTAA
- a CDS encoding DNA-3-methyladenine glycosylase, producing MKLPESYYHSDDVAGLSKDLLGKYIYTCIDGLKTGGYIVETEAYNGIVDKASHAYGNRKTPRTQTMFMPGGIAYVYLCYGIHEMFNIVTSAEGQPHAILIRAINPTEGVDIMLHRRNMLTVKPNITSGPGSVAKALGISRKINAFSLQSNEIWLEDDGLTFPDEIIASVPRIGVSYAAEDALLPYRFYVKGNPYVSKPNK from the coding sequence ATGAAGTTACCCGAATCCTATTATCATAGTGACGATGTTGCCGGCCTAAGCAAAGACCTGTTGGGTAAATATATTTATACCTGTATTGATGGTTTAAAAACAGGCGGATATATTGTTGAAACAGAAGCCTATAATGGCATTGTCGACAAAGCTTCTCATGCCTACGGAAACCGGAAAACACCCCGTACCCAAACCATGTTTATGCCGGGTGGCATTGCTTACGTTTATCTATGCTATGGCATCCACGAAATGTTTAACATCGTAACTTCGGCCGAGGGCCAACCTCACGCGATACTGATCAGGGCTATAAATCCCACCGAAGGGGTAGACATAATGCTTCATCGGCGCAATATGCTAACTGTTAAGCCAAACATTACTTCAGGCCCGGGTTCCGTTGCAAAGGCCCTGGGAATATCCAGAAAGATCAATGCATTTAGTCTTCAAAGCAACGAGATCTGGCTGGAAGATGATGGATTAACCTTTCCTGATGAAATAATCGCTTCAGTTCCAAGAATAGGCGTGTCCTACGCCGCCGAGGATGCATTATTGCCTTACCGTTTTTATGTCAAAGGCAACCCTTATGTAAGCAAACCGAATAAATAG
- a CDS encoding Dph6-related ATP pyrophosphatase encodes MKSSIKKCIFNWSGGKDSALALYHCLQNPELDIKYLVTTINDAVDRISMHGVRTELLIKQAESIGIPLYQIRLPEMPGMEAYDNVMRYHLEHFKSEGITHSIFGDIFLEDLKKYRDDRLAEIGMAGIYPLWKRDTHELINEFLDLGFGTVIACTQERLERIVGKEITPELILSLPDDVDVCGENGEFHTFAFMGPIFSSEIRYKTGVKVFKEYKAPQNADDSCVSDTNKKLSGFWYCDLISA; translated from the coding sequence GTGAAATCATCCATAAAGAAATGCATCTTCAACTGGAGCGGTGGCAAGGACAGTGCGCTGGCGCTTTATCATTGCCTCCAAAATCCAGAGCTGGATATTAAGTACCTTGTCACTACCATTAACGATGCCGTCGACAGGATCTCGATGCACGGCGTTCGTACGGAGCTTTTAATTAAACAGGCGGAAAGTATCGGCATACCTTTATACCAGATCCGGTTGCCGGAAATGCCGGGTATGGAAGCCTATGACAATGTTATGCGGTATCACCTGGAGCATTTTAAAAGCGAGGGTATTACCCATTCCATTTTCGGAGATATATTTTTAGAGGACCTTAAAAAGTACCGCGATGACCGGCTTGCCGAAATTGGCATGGCCGGCATTTACCCTTTATGGAAAAGGGATACCCATGAACTGATCAACGAGTTTTTAGACCTTGGCTTTGGCACCGTGATCGCCTGCACCCAGGAACGCCTGGAACGAATAGTGGGTAAGGAGATCACTCCTGAACTCATACTTTCATTACCGGATGATGTGGATGTTTGCGGCGAGAACGGCGAGTTTCACACGTTCGCTTTTATGGGCCCGATCTTCTCATCGGAGATCAGATACAAAACAGGCGTGAAGGTTTTCAAGGAATATAAGGCGCCGCAAAATGCAGATGATTCCTGCGTTTCTGACACAAATAAAAAACTATCCGGTTTTTGGTATTGCGACCTTATTTCCGCCTGA
- the aroQ gene encoding type II 3-dehydroquinate dehydratase — protein sequence MKIQIINGPNLNLLGVREKSIYGDSNFETYLEELRKRYPDISISYYQSNVEGEIINKIHEVGFSFDGIILNAGAYTHTSIAIADAIAAIKTPVIEVHISNVYKREEFRHHSMLAASCKGVIAGFGMDSYRLAIESVLSGK from the coding sequence ATGAAGATACAAATTATTAATGGCCCGAATTTAAACCTGCTGGGCGTCCGTGAAAAATCTATTTACGGCGACAGTAATTTTGAAACCTACCTGGAAGAGCTGCGCAAACGCTACCCGGATATTTCAATCAGCTACTATCAAAGTAATGTTGAGGGCGAAATTATCAATAAAATTCATGAAGTTGGTTTTAGTTTTGACGGTATTATTTTAAATGCCGGAGCCTATACACACACCTCTATAGCGATAGCCGATGCTATCGCTGCTATAAAAACGCCGGTTATTGAGGTGCATATATCCAATGTTTACAAACGCGAAGAATTCAGGCACCACTCCATGCTGGCGGCCAGTTGCAAAGGTGTTATAGCAGGTTTTGGTATGGACTCATACCGTTTAGCCATAGAAAGCGTTTTATCAGGAAAATAA
- a CDS encoding alpha/beta hydrolase: protein MSNIYLIPGLGADCRIYNNINFHDHDVTCVDWIEPHKTDTLITYAQKLIYQYNIKPNSIVIGNSLGGMIAIEIAKIIPVAKVIQISSIKTIDEAPWYFSLLRVIPFYKPVPGKVFTRMEFLIKPFFGHMNEADNWLFVDMLKKSSPVFLKWAMDATLKWDNKVIPKNVVQIIGDKDLVFSYKRMNGAIIVKGGTHIMIFERAKEVTKILKRILKK, encoded by the coding sequence ATGAGTAACATCTACCTGATCCCCGGGTTGGGCGCTGACTGCCGGATATACAACAACATCAACTTTCATGATCACGACGTTACCTGCGTGGACTGGATAGAGCCGCATAAAACAGATACTTTAATTACCTATGCACAAAAACTTATTTATCAATATAATATAAAACCAAATTCAATTGTAATTGGCAACTCTCTTGGTGGAATGATAGCTATAGAAATAGCCAAAATAATCCCGGTGGCAAAGGTTATTCAAATCTCAAGCATCAAAACGATTGATGAAGCGCCCTGGTACTTTAGTTTATTGCGGGTAATCCCTTTTTACAAACCAGTCCCCGGAAAAGTATTTACACGGATGGAGTTTTTGATCAAACCATTTTTTGGCCACATGAACGAGGCAGACAACTGGCTGTTCGTAGACATGCTTAAAAAATCATCGCCTGTATTCTTAAAGTGGGCGATGGATGCAACGCTGAAATGGGATAATAAAGTGATCCCTAAAAATGTTGTGCAAATTATAGGGGATAAAGACCTTGTATTTTCATATAAAAGGATGAACGGCGCGATCATTGTGAAGGGCGGCACACACATTATGATATTTGAACGCGCAAAGGAAGTAACCAAAATATTAAAGCGCATCTTAAAAAAATGA
- the xerD gene encoding site-specific tyrosine recombinase XerD, which produces MDWRSSIKGFQAYLKLERSLSDNSIEAYSRDIEKLYQFSDSQPVKLYPETITLTSLRLFIVWVNELGMIPSSQARILSGIKSFYKYLLMEDIIKSDPSELLESPKIQRKLPDTLSYEDINKMIDSIDVSKPEGGRNRAILEVLYGCGLRVSELTELKLSNLYLDIEFIKVTGKGSKERLVPIGGSAVKALKIWIENIRVHIPVKKGEEDLVFLNRRGSRLSRVYIFMVIKQLAQLTGINKTISPHTFRHSFATHLVEGGADLRAVQEMLGHESITTTEIYTHLDREYLKGTIIQYHPRS; this is translated from the coding sequence TTGGATTGGCGATCATCTATAAAAGGCTTTCAGGCATATTTGAAATTGGAAAGATCGCTTTCTGATAACTCTATAGAAGCATACAGCAGGGATATTGAAAAATTATACCAGTTTTCTGATAGTCAACCTGTTAAGCTTTATCCCGAAACAATTACATTAACCAGTTTAAGGCTTTTTATTGTTTGGGTAAATGAATTGGGCATGATCCCTTCCTCGCAGGCAAGGATATTATCTGGCATAAAATCCTTCTACAAATACCTTTTGATGGAGGATATCATCAAAAGTGACCCATCTGAGTTGCTCGAATCGCCCAAAATTCAACGAAAGCTGCCGGATACTTTAAGTTATGAAGACATTAACAAAATGATCGATTCCATTGATGTTTCAAAACCTGAAGGCGGGCGTAATAGAGCTATCCTGGAGGTATTGTATGGTTGCGGGCTGCGGGTGTCGGAATTAACGGAATTAAAATTATCTAACCTGTACCTCGATATTGAATTTATAAAAGTAACGGGCAAAGGAAGTAAAGAAAGGCTGGTGCCCATCGGTGGTTCGGCGGTAAAGGCTTTAAAAATATGGATAGAAAACATCCGCGTACACATACCGGTAAAAAAAGGGGAGGAGGACCTGGTTTTTTTAAACCGCAGGGGATCAAGGTTGAGCCGCGTTTATATATTTATGGTGATCAAGCAGCTTGCTCAACTTACCGGTATCAATAAAACCATCAGCCCTCACACCTTCAGGCACTCATTTGCTACCCATTTGGTGGAAGGCGGTGCAGACCTTCGCGCCGTACAGGAAATGCTGGGCCACGAAAGCATTACCACCACCGAAATTTATACGCACCTTGACCGGGAGTATTTAAAGGGAACAATCATTCAGTATCATCCGAGAAGTTAA
- a CDS encoding SIR2 family NAD-dependent protein deacylase — protein sequence MKKIVVLTGAGISAESGLKTFRDSDGLWEGYNIEDVATPEAWRRNPVLVQEFYNERRKTVLEAKPNAAHFALAKLEEKYDVTIITQNIDDLHERAGSTKVVHLHGIITRSQSSLNPNLTYPIDGWEIKMGELCELGSQLRAHVVWFGEDVPMITKAAQICSEADLFILVGSSLAVYPAAGLVNYVRPNVPKYIVDPNIPYLSRQDHFIKIEEKATVGVPALVSELSEHDS from the coding sequence ATGAAAAAGATAGTAGTATTAACCGGCGCCGGCATTAGCGCCGAGAGTGGTTTAAAAACCTTCAGGGACAGTGACGGCCTGTGGGAGGGATATAATATTGAGGACGTAGCGACGCCGGAAGCCTGGCGCAGAAATCCTGTTTTGGTACAGGAATTTTATAACGAGCGTCGCAAAACGGTACTGGAAGCCAAACCTAATGCGGCGCATTTTGCCCTGGCCAAACTTGAAGAAAAATATGATGTTACCATCATCACCCAAAACATTGACGACCTGCACGAAAGGGCAGGTTCAACCAAGGTGGTGCATCTGCATGGTATTATTACCCGTTCCCAATCGAGCTTAAACCCAAACCTTACCTATCCCATTGACGGATGGGAAATAAAAATGGGGGAGTTATGCGAACTGGGGTCACAATTACGCGCCCACGTAGTTTGGTTTGGCGAAGATGTCCCCATGATAACTAAGGCAGCCCAAATATGTTCAGAAGCTGATTTGTTTATTTTGGTTGGATCATCGCTGGCCGTTTACCCGGCCGCCGGACTGGTAAACTATGTCCGGCCAAATGTTCCCAAATATATCGTCGACCCAAACATTCCATACCTTAGCCGCCAGGATCATTTTATAAAAATTGAAGAGAAAGCGACGGTAGGAGTGCCTGCGTTAGTTAGTGAATTGTCTGAACACGATTCATAA
- a CDS encoding SRPBCC family protein: MSTTTIVRMNGYNTTAEEKINLNWPERYISIAAGVKLGFSGLRHLFKSPFTSLLKLGAGGYLMNRGITGHCELYSQMGKDTTEPVNINIRYSFTVTKPRSAVYSFWRKLDNLPLFMSHLESVDVLDNERSHWVLKLPAGVANVSWDAQIVMDVPGEFIGWSSLPGSIIDNAGKVRFRDTPDGGTLIDLLITYQPPAGGIGASVAHILNPVFKNMVDTDVQNFRQYMDMADLEEVVIIV, encoded by the coding sequence ATGTCAACAACAACAATAGTGCGGATGAACGGTTACAATACCACCGCCGAAGAAAAAATAAACCTGAACTGGCCCGAACGCTATATTTCAATTGCAGCGGGCGTAAAGCTCGGTTTTTCAGGGTTGCGTCACTTATTTAAAAGCCCTTTTACCAGCCTTTTAAAACTGGGCGCCGGCGGGTACCTCATGAACAGGGGCATAACCGGGCATTGCGAATTATATTCGCAGATGGGCAAAGACACTACAGAGCCGGTTAATATCAATATCAGATATTCCTTCACGGTAACTAAGCCCAGGTCAGCAGTTTACAGTTTCTGGCGTAAACTGGATAATTTGCCCTTATTTATGAGCCACCTGGAAAGTGTCGATGTGTTGGATAACGAACGCTCGCATTGGGTGCTCAAACTGCCTGCTGGTGTAGCTAACGTTAGCTGGGATGCCCAAATTGTGATGGATGTGCCCGGTGAGTTTATTGGATGGAGTTCTTTGCCCGGCTCAATAATTGATAATGCGGGTAAGGTTAGGTTCCGTGATACCCCGGATGGTGGCACATTGATCGATCTGCTTATTACCTACCAGCCACCCGCGGGCGGCATCGGTGCAAGTGTAGCGCATATATTAAACCCTGTATTTAAAAATATGGTGGATACTGATGTTCAGAATTTCCGACAGTATATGGATATGGCTGATTTGGAAGAAGTGGTGATTATTGTCTGA
- a CDS encoding TonB-dependent receptor plug domain-containing protein — MKKNYAFVAAGLGLVQLALLSTPAHAQDTSRVLNDVVVTATRSPKKLSEIGRVVTVITAAEISRSQGKTLPELLNTVPGITFSGANNAPGISSSVFLRGASTGNTLILIDGFPVNNASTIEGAYDLNAFPLDQIDHIEILKGSGSTLYGSDAVAGVINIITRHSTGQGLKSNVQLSGGSYNTFKESAGLIGTVKNTDIALNLSNTDSKGFPAATDTTGKAGFRNDGFHQRSASINLNQHVSDKLVLNGNLQTSYNTGNLPYGAFQDDQNYTYANTFIFGGLGAKLKLDKGDLKFNINQTDVKNNYNDAASAVNFDFPSYQKNTGHITDAEAILNYSIGNHLDLTSGADFKYSNTRQYSTYDTIQKVNNSIASVYTSLFYKSGIFHMELGGRYNHNNKYGSNGTYTINPSVLLFHQLKIFVTAASAYKTPSLYQLFSIYGNTDLKPETTSSFEAGFDWELIQNTLSFNTVFYRNNTKDVLYFLSEATAPYGKYQNGDQQKDKGYESELKLTMKKLTASAYLAYVTGTLTDENGVNTGNLYRRPKFTFGANVYYQVSNGFSAGLNYKYTGDRKDEKFNPDYSVSVITLKPYGLLDAHLQYVINKHFSLFADFKNILDQKYTDWTGYNTSRFNFMEGIKYQIN, encoded by the coding sequence ATGAAAAAAAATTATGCATTTGTTGCTGCAGGCCTGGGGCTTGTACAACTTGCGCTGCTGAGTACGCCAGCGCACGCCCAGGACACATCCCGGGTACTCAATGATGTAGTGGTTACCGCCACACGTTCACCAAAAAAATTATCAGAAATTGGCCGGGTGGTAACCGTGATCACTGCCGCAGAGATCAGCCGCTCACAAGGCAAAACGCTGCCTGAATTATTGAACACTGTTCCGGGCATTACTTTTTCAGGAGCAAACAACGCGCCGGGGATCAGTTCATCTGTTTTCCTTAGAGGTGCTTCAACAGGTAACACCCTGATTTTGATTGATGGTTTCCCGGTGAATAATGCTTCGACCATTGAAGGGGCTTATGACCTGAACGCTTTCCCGCTCGACCAGATCGACCATATTGAAATCCTGAAAGGGAGCGGCTCGACATTATATGGATCAGATGCAGTTGCCGGGGTGATCAACATCATCACCAGACATTCAACAGGGCAGGGGCTAAAAAGCAACGTGCAACTGAGTGGCGGTAGTTATAATACGTTTAAAGAATCAGCGGGATTGATTGGCACTGTGAAAAATACGGATATTGCCCTAAACCTTTCCAACACAGATTCAAAAGGATTCCCTGCAGCCACAGATACTACCGGCAAAGCAGGCTTTAGGAATGATGGCTTTCATCAACGCTCGGCTAGTATAAATTTAAATCAGCATGTTTCAGATAAATTGGTGCTTAACGGCAACCTGCAAACCAGCTATAATACCGGAAACCTACCTTATGGCGCTTTCCAGGATGACCAGAACTATACTTATGCCAACACATTTATATTCGGCGGCTTAGGCGCTAAACTAAAGCTTGACAAAGGCGACCTGAAATTCAACATCAATCAAACTGACGTCAAAAACAATTATAATGATGCGGCAAGTGCGGTGAACTTCGATTTTCCATCTTACCAAAAAAATACAGGTCATATTACAGATGCCGAAGCTATTTTAAATTATAGTATTGGTAACCACCTGGATTTAACCAGCGGTGCCGATTTTAAGTACAGCAACACCAGGCAATACAGCACCTACGATACCATTCAGAAAGTAAACAACAGCATAGCAAGCGTATACACGTCCCTTTTTTATAAATCCGGCATATTTCACATGGAGCTGGGTGGCCGTTATAACCATAATAACAAATACGGCAGCAATGGTACCTATACCATAAATCCATCCGTATTATTGTTTCATCAGCTAAAAATATTTGTTACAGCGGCATCCGCTTATAAAACGCCGTCATTATACCAGCTTTTTTCTATCTACGGCAATACTGACCTGAAGCCGGAAACTACTAGTTCTTTCGAAGCGGGATTTGACTGGGAGCTGATTCAAAACACACTTTCATTTAACACCGTTTTTTACAGAAATAACACCAAAGATGTACTATACTTTCTTTCGGAAGCAACAGCACCCTATGGTAAATACCAAAATGGCGACCAGCAAAAAGATAAAGGCTATGAAAGTGAGTTAAAGCTAACCATGAAAAAACTAACAGCGTCGGCATACCTGGCTTACGTTACCGGAACTTTAACTGATGAAAACGGAGTTAACACCGGCAATCTTTACCGCAGGCCGAAATTCACTTTCGGAGCAAACGTATACTACCAGGTGAGTAACGGTTTTTCTGCAGGTTTAAATTATAAATACACTGGCGACAGAAAGGACGAAAAATTTAATCCGGACTATTCGGTTTCCGTTATTACTTTAAAACCATATGGTTTATTGGATGCTCATTTGCAGTATGTCATCAATAAACACTTCAGCCTGTTTGCTGATTTTAAAAATATTCTCGATCAAAAATATACCGACTGGACAGGGTATAATACCAGCAGGTTTAATTTTATGGAGGGTATAAAATACCAAATCAATTAA
- a CDS encoding serine hydrolase, which produces MKRYFYFLVLFMLSLSASAQQIDTIFLKNLLESHPELFSHILNHPTHNEVQILYTRIDRDENNVPHFTSYSYRLNPNHYFYPASTVKLPAAIFALEKLNELKIPRLSIKSAMKTDSSFAGETKMLKDSLAKNGLPSIEQYIKEILLVSDNFAYNRLYEFVGRAEINDKLKKYGLNNTRIIGRLAIGDAGEGAKHTNAINFYNGNKLVYHQPVQYDAREYPMHLCNMVVGKGYMDRNDKLVMKPFDFSDKNVYTIADQQSVLKRLLFPEVYPENDRFNLTPDQYKFIYHYMSMFPTESKYPTYKQPEYFPAYCKWLFYGGDSTAVIEPHIRIFDKIGDSYGFDIDNAYIVDFKNKVEFIITAVVQSNDDEIYNDNKYEYKTVCLPFMKNLGRLIYQYELSRPKKYLPDLSKFKFRY; this is translated from the coding sequence ATGAAGCGATATTTTTATTTCCTTGTATTATTTATGTTAAGTCTATCGGCTTCCGCACAACAAATTGACACTATCTTCCTAAAAAATTTACTCGAATCCCATCCTGAACTTTTCAGCCATATCCTCAACCACCCTACCCATAACGAAGTACAAATTTTGTATACCCGAATTGACCGGGATGAAAATAACGTACCTCATTTTACATCTTACAGTTATCGTTTAAATCCCAATCATTATTTCTACCCGGCAAGTACGGTGAAGCTGCCAGCAGCCATTTTTGCTTTAGAGAAATTAAATGAATTGAAAATCCCCCGCCTGTCTATTAAATCGGCAATGAAAACAGATAGTTCTTTTGCAGGAGAAACAAAAATGCTTAAAGACTCCCTGGCAAAAAACGGCCTGCCAAGCATTGAACAATACATTAAGGAAATCTTGCTGGTAAGCGACAATTTTGCCTATAACCGGCTTTATGAATTTGTTGGCCGGGCGGAGATTAATGATAAACTAAAGAAATACGGCCTCAATAATACCCGCATCATTGGCCGGCTGGCCATAGGCGATGCAGGTGAAGGCGCCAAACATACCAACGCCATCAACTTTTACAATGGCAACAAACTCGTCTATCACCAGCCAGTGCAATACGATGCGCGCGAATACCCCATGCACCTCTGCAACATGGTCGTGGGTAAGGGTTATATGGATAGAAACGACAAATTGGTGATGAAGCCTTTCGATTTCAGCGATAAAAACGTTTATACCATTGCCGACCAGCAATCGGTATTAAAGCGACTGCTCTTCCCCGAAGTTTACCCTGAAAATGACCGTTTTAATCTAACCCCTGATCAATATAAATTCATTTACCATTATATGAGCATGTTCCCTACAGAGAGTAAATATCCAACTTACAAACAGCCTGAATATTTCCCGGCGTATTGCAAATGGCTGTTTTATGGTGGAGACAGCACAGCGGTTATTGAACCGCACATCCGGATCTTTGACAAGATCGGCGACTCCTATGGCTTTGATATTGACAACGCCTATATCGTTGACTTTAAAAATAAGGTAGAATTTATCATCACTGCAGTTGTGCAATCTAACGACGACGAGATTTACAACGACAATAAATACGAATACAAAACCGTTTGCCTCCCCTTTATGAAAAACCTGGGCCGCCTGATCTATCAATATGAGCTAAGCCGCCCTAAAAAGTATTTGCCCGATCTGAGCAAGTTTAAGTTCAGGTATTAG